CAGTTCTGGGCTGCTTCAAGACGAGCCGACGATCAAAGTGTTGAATCAAATGGATTTTTCTGTAGGAACATTGGGAAACCACGAATTTGATGAAGGGCTTCAAGAATTTCATCGAATTATGAGTGGTGAAAAACCAACGGATGATCCGTATGGCATTTTAATGGCTTATCCTAGAGAAGCGTCTAAAACTCAGATTGTAATTGGAAATGTTGTTAAGAAAGGAACAGAGGAAATTCCTTTTGGTTGGCAACCTTATACAATCAAAGAAGTGGGAATAGCAAATAACAAAGTAAAAGTCGGTTTTATAGGAGTTGTTACAACGGAAATTCCTAACTTAGTTTTAAAGGAACATTATGAATCATATGACTTTTTAGATGAAGCAGAAACAATCGCTTATTACTCTAGTAAATTGAAAGAACAAGGTGTGAATGCTATTGTTGTGTTAGCACATATTCCTGCCACTAGTAAAGCTGATAAAGTGAACGGTGAAGCAGCAGAAATCATTAAAAAGGTCAATGAAATCTATCCAGAAAATAGCGTGGATGCTTTTTTCGCAGCGCATAATCACCAATATACAAATGGTGTAGTCGATAAAACAAGAGTTGTTCAATCGACAGCACAAGGAAAAGGGTATATTGATCTACAAGGAACATTGGATCCTAAAACTAATGATTTTATCGAGACGCCAAAAGCAAAAGTCTTACCAGTCGATCCTACAGCAAAAGATGTTCCTAAAATCGATGAAAAAGTTGCGGCCACTGTAAAGGATGCTCAAGAGCGAGTATCAGAAGTAACCAATAAAAAAATTGGAACAGCGAAAGAAAATGGAGCAATCACCCGAGACGTGAATGAATCAAAAGAATCTCCTCTGGGAAATTTGATTACTGATGGACAAGTTGCAATGGCTAGAGCGAAAGGGATCGAAGCTGATTTTGCTATGACAAATAATGGTGGAATTCGTGCTGATCTTGATGTTAACGAAAATCGAGATATTACGTGGGGAGCGGCTCAAGCGGTACAGCCATTTGGAAATATCATGCAAGTAGTTGAAATGACAGGGACGCAAATTGAGCAAGTCTTAAATGAACAGTATGATGAAGAAGAACGCTACTTTTTACAAATTTCTGGTTTGACCTATACCTATGTAGCTACTGATGATCCAGATCAACCATTTAAAGTGAACGATATGCATAAAAAAGATGGTACGCCAATTCAAGCGGATCAATCGTACTTAGTTGTAATCAATGACTTTCTATTTGGTGGTGGGGATGGTTTCTCTGGATTTACTGGAGCGAATTTAGTCAATGCGATTCAACCTGATACTGAGACTTTTATTAGTTATATAGAAAGCAAAGAAGCGGCGGGTGAATTGATTACAGCATCAATTGAAAATCGCAAAAAATTAGTTGATCTGACAGAGCCAGAAGTGCCAGATACAAAAGAAGCGGAAGAAAAAATCAAAAAGGCAACGGTTTTCGATCCTTTATATGAAGACGATGAATTGTTAAGAGGTGTCACATTGCCAAATGCAACGATTGTACTCTACGATGGAGAAATCCCTCAAACAACTACAAGAGATGCAAACATTGAAGGCGATTTAGTTGGGCAAGCTGATTCGGAAGGTCGAATCAAAATCAATGTTACTTCATTGAATCTTAAAGGGAAAAAGAAATTGACCGCAGTAGTTTTTGACGAAGAGAAAAATAAAGTTGTGTTTCCAATCGAGATTTTACCTCAGAGGCAGGTGGTTTTAGAAACATCTAATCCAAAAGAGCTTTCTAAAACAGAGTCAAAAAAAGAATTACCGAAAACTGGAGAGCAACGAGCTGTTCCTGTGGGATTGTTCGGTGTCTTAATAATTAGTACCACCTTTGTTGTTTTGTGGAAGCGAAACATTCTATAGCTAAAAAGCCTTTACAGTTACGTTTTTATCCAGTGACTGTAAAGGCTTTTTCATTTCATTAGAAATCAAAGACTGTGAAGAGCTATCAAAAAAATTTGTAAAAATAGAGTGGAACGAATTACCAACATATAAACAAAATCAATTCAATGACAAAAGAACATTTTTAAGAGTTGGCGAAAATAAAGAAAGATTAAAAAAAACACAAAACACGAACGTTTATAAATAAAATGAGGTTTAAAGTTAATATTTTATTGAAATAGGACCGATGCTACCTTATAATTTAAAAGTATTCATCAGGAAATCAACAGATGCACTTATTATTTTAAAATAGTTCGATCTCTAAATAGCAGTGTTAAAGAGAGAATTGAATGTTCTTGATGAAATTTTAGGGTTAAAGGGAGAGAGACAATTTCATGGAAAAGTTTTTCAAGTTAAAGGAAAACAAAACAACTATTTCAACTGAAATGGTGGCAGGGGTAACGACATTTTTCGCAATGAGCTATATTTTATTTGTAAACCCGTCAATCTTATCTCAAACGGGTATGCCGTTTCAAGCAGTATTTTTAGCTACGATAATTGCATCGATCATTGGTACATTGATCATGGGATTATTCGCGAATGTTCCTTATGCACAAGCACCAGGTATGGGTCTAAATGCGTTTTTCACTTTTACAGTTGTTTTTGGGTTAGGGTATACATGGCAACAAGCCTTAGCAATGGTATTTATCTGTGGGTTGATCAATGTTTTGATTACTGTAACCAAAATCCGAAAATTGATCATCAAGGCAATACCTGAAAGCATGCAGCATGCAATTGGCGGCGGTATTGGGATTTTTGTTGCATATGTAGGAATCAAGAATGCAAAATTATTAGATTTTACTGTACAAGCTGAGCCTACTAAAGGTGTCGTCAATGGAGATAGTATTGTTCCTGCTTTGGGGAATTTTAATAATCCAGAAATTATCTTAGCTGTTATTGGTTTGGTTTTGACCACCGTTTTAGTTGTTTTAAATATCCGTGGTGCTATTTTGATCGGTATTGTAGCAACAACGATCATTGCGATTCCACTAGGCGTTGTTGATTTATCAACAATTGATTGGCAGGCAAATTCTTTAGGGAATTCTATTAGTGAGTTGGGTACGACTTTCGGCGCAGCATTTGGTGCTGATGGGATGCAGTCATTATTTAGTGATGCATCAAAAATTCCTCAAGTTTTAATGACAGTGATTGCGTTTAGTTTATCGGATACCTTTGATACAATCGGTACATTTATCGGAACAGGCCGCCGTACAGGAATATTTTCTAAAGAAGACGAATTAGCACTGGAAGACAGTAAAGGATTTTCTACAAAAATGGATAAGGCTTTGTTTGCAGATGCGATTGCGACGTCGATCGGTGCTGTTTTTGGAACATCGAATACAACGACTTATGTAGAAAGCGCTGCAGGTATTGGTGCTGGTGGACGAACTGGCTTAACTTCAGTTGTCGTCGCCGCTTTGTTTGCATTAAGTAGCTTATTTTCACCGTTGATCGCAATCGTTCCAGCACAAGCCACTGCACCTGCTTTGATCCTAGTTGGTGTCATGATGCTTGCTTCATTTAAAGATATTGAATGGACGAATTTAGAAGAGGCGATTCCTGCATTTTTTGCATCGATTTTTATGGGCTTATGCT
This sequence is a window from Enterococcus sp. 7F3_DIV0205. Protein-coding genes within it:
- a CDS encoding bifunctional metallophosphatase/5'-nucleotidase; translation: MKKWQSSLLTVLFTIGGITGGGVWNAEVADAQTVNGTEQNNLSREQQAQEEKIPFQILGINDFHGALNTTGSFFDDEGKKVANAGTAPLLAGYLNRAQEQFKTANTNGQTLRVQAGDMVGASPASSGLLQDEPTIKVLNQMDFSVGTLGNHEFDEGLQEFHRIMSGEKPTDDPYGILMAYPREASKTQIVIGNVVKKGTEEIPFGWQPYTIKEVGIANNKVKVGFIGVVTTEIPNLVLKEHYESYDFLDEAETIAYYSSKLKEQGVNAIVVLAHIPATSKADKVNGEAAEIIKKVNEIYPENSVDAFFAAHNHQYTNGVVDKTRVVQSTAQGKGYIDLQGTLDPKTNDFIETPKAKVLPVDPTAKDVPKIDEKVAATVKDAQERVSEVTNKKIGTAKENGAITRDVNESKESPLGNLITDGQVAMARAKGIEADFAMTNNGGIRADLDVNENRDITWGAAQAVQPFGNIMQVVEMTGTQIEQVLNEQYDEEERYFLQISGLTYTYVATDDPDQPFKVNDMHKKDGTPIQADQSYLVVINDFLFGGGDGFSGFTGANLVNAIQPDTETFISYIESKEAAGELITASIENRKKLVDLTEPEVPDTKEAEEKIKKATVFDPLYEDDELLRGVTLPNATIVLYDGEIPQTTTRDANIEGDLVGQADSEGRIKINVTSLNLKGKKKLTAVVFDEEKNKVVFPIEILPQRQVVLETSNPKELSKTESKKELPKTGEQRAVPVGLFGVLIISTTFVVLWKRNIL
- a CDS encoding NCS2 family permease; protein product: MEKFFKLKENKTTISTEMVAGVTTFFAMSYILFVNPSILSQTGMPFQAVFLATIIASIIGTLIMGLFANVPYAQAPGMGLNAFFTFTVVFGLGYTWQQALAMVFICGLINVLITVTKIRKLIIKAIPESMQHAIGGGIGIFVAYVGIKNAKLLDFTVQAEPTKGVVNGDSIVPALGNFNNPEIILAVIGLVLTTVLVVLNIRGAILIGIVATTIIAIPLGVVDLSTIDWQANSLGNSISELGTTFGAAFGADGMQSLFSDASKIPQVLMTVIAFSLSDTFDTIGTFIGTGRRTGIFSKEDELALEDSKGFSTKMDKALFADAIATSIGAVFGTSNTTTYVESAAGIGAGGRTGLTSVVVAALFALSSLFSPLIAIVPAQATAPALILVGVMMLASFKDIEWTNLEEAIPAFFASIFMGLCYSISYGIAAGFIFYAVVKLAKGKFKEISPILWVVNALFILNFIILAIL